The following nucleotide sequence is from Penicillium digitatum chromosome 5, complete sequence.
aaattgtttcacgtagcttcgttctcttagtgtgctggtcagcggtgagtgccaggcagctgctccgaagagcatctgtgggatcatcactgcttggtagatagcacgcatagcggagagagatgctccccatgtggagccagtcagtcctcttagtgcttgtaaactgacgccggccttagcaagcatttgctgccggtggtgctggaaagttaaccctgggtctagccagaccccgaggtaccgctccgctgttgtggtggcctgtactgtggtgccctgcagtactagtggtgtgtgctcttcccccccagattccgggttaacgaagtggataagggcatacttcttaggatcgaacaccgaggcatgcctagctgcccaggcgtcggcatattggcatgccttttgcagctttgagatggtttcatgctcatccttcccgatgacaatgaaggcaacgtcgtctacccatccacttgtcttcacaccctcacagccctctaccagatctgcattgtagattaggtaaaggattggagagagaggtgacccctgtgggataccagttggtgttgggatactctctgacaccccttctggtatacggattctagtacttcgggatgtaaggaatgctttcacccaaggtgcgagctgaccgagtccccttttgcggaggttgtagagtaacctttcgtgagaaacgttatcgtacgctccggatacatcaagtagtagcatgcttgctatcttgcctttcccccaagctcttcgtatccggccgatgatcgactggatagcatggtcgactgagattcccttcctcccgccgaaatgggtatccggaagcaatttgtatgtttccactgcgtagctaattcgtcgggcaaccactgcctcgaggaacttgccgagtgtattaagaagcgcaactggccggtatgacttcgcaagctggtagtcacgcttaccagccttacgtagtaccactgtaatcgatttctggaagtgtgttgggttggtaccaagccgtatgcacgcgttgtaaattcgagagatggtgtcgagtactgtcggtatctcaataagcttatgccatagggagttcggaaggccgtcctctcctggcgctttgtctggtggcgatgctttgactgcctgtttgatctcttggtgtgtgatctctgggaagcggattggccctcgattgatctccgtcggatcatggttgatcaccttcgaatcgatgtcagagagatctgccggtggcggtactgggaagaaagcttgctggaaagcagctgctttctcttcgactgtctcggctagtccccctggtatcttgattgacggcgtgaccccctggtcatatgccccctgccgatttcttgcccatttgctcatcctccacataccgccaggaccctcctcgataacctcctgtaccttacggcggtggtatcgacggagcgcgatcttgatcagccgggtcttccggtttcgtgctgctttgtatagctctttgtcgtaagggtcccctgtccgttcgtgtcgacggcggagctgtcgaacttctttgactgcttcctgacactctggtgtgaagctgggatttgcccactgcgaagggatcgcccatggtgtagagatatcgactgcgtcgttgatgatttggatgaatgcttggcactcagcctccacatcgtcggctgttgtgaggttttgggggttggtggtggtattggtggtggtggtattattcgtgttggtggtggtgttggtgagttgtcgctcgatgaattctatcagcttcttgtcgtctgtggccttccagtttctcctctttggtggttcgtatggcggggtaccgatgtcgattgttgtcactactgggtagtgatccgacccatgatcggtaccgacctggcattcaaccaccctctctgctagtgtgttactgacaaaggtgagatctaggaccgatgcctgctcgtttcttcgccatgtcggtgatccagtctctgtcgtcagtgacagattatgaatccccgcgatatctaaaagtctctctgctgctgcggtcgctttcgctttggaacctattccactccacgttgggtggtgtaggttcatgtccccgatcaggatatgttctgcgtatggtctctgggcaagctctctattgagcttttccaccgtttcaccatcgtcgttgttatatatgttatgcataaagaggtctgtccacccatctagatggttcctccgcagtttcagcagctggtatcctttcgacaccgtcttgcatgaccaggaacctggatcgatccgtttcgacacgaacagacagaccctggctcgttcaccttccaactccttcgggaagactagttggtgggtggccttgtttgggtagtgggttgttgttgattgagagttgatccagggttcctgaaccgcaatcacatccgctttctggactgctttgtctgacagaaatgaggccatgactggatgggcgttgtgtgcattgtattgaattatttggaagtaattcattgagatgtggtggtgttgttggtgtctgttcctggatcatcactgtgctccgacgcatcatggaactcctcttccgcatcttcgtcgatttcagcaactttgtgtcgtaccagttggtatcgccgagtcgttcggggttgttcatccataacgtagtcctccgccatatcatcagctggtgctgtcatcctcctcttcttatatgacgtctggagctgtttctccggatctgtcatgaactgcatagtctcttggttctgtgacctcaaagagcgagccgactggcttactgctgaggcagtttcagcgagctcctctggtatgataggtagatcgtcatcctccgacgttctcgatctagttcgcatcacatggctgggctcctttcttcgttggggcttctccaccccaacctttgtatacatcctccgaatttcttttgtcggatgcgatgcgttctctgtcggatgaggtgcgttctctgtcggatgcgatgcgatcaccgtccgattcgatgtaggtgctgcccgatatatcgtcgtgcgctgtgcagtttgctgcggcgcgtggattggggtatcgagtccctgttgggactgggaggtagtggtactacccttcgtagtctccctttgccggaagtggagtggcacacgatggaatagagggctgttagccagtgctagtcttgccccttctttcgctgctgttcttacttcgcatgcgtcgctcgttggcctatggcctccgccacaattggcgcatttcacttcgacgtccccttgcttagcacactcccaggtcgggtgttgcttcgcacagtggccgcactggtattcgtttagacactgtgagtgtacatgtcctggtttctgacatttcaggcataatttcgaacggccttctcggcagaagcgggtagtctggtgcacttggtgctgccagagcgtaccctgcgtgatcgcctggtttgcaaccaccgggtcggtgaattcaatgatgatagagccttcacgacgcttgccaggttttactagccagccaaggtggaggatttcaacctgggtatcaccccatgagtggctgttttggcgtaccagctccttcgccatccccgccatcgactcctgtgtcaacagcatcgtcttcgtatcgataccgcgcgctactaccccccatgtcggcttcctaacatgtgctgctgggccgaatgatttcaaccagccgtcagcatgctttcgtagcaactccgcaccggaagcgctattcgccgtcatcttcacatccccagaggggagaaccttcgccgctaagaagtggcagccaccaccaaggggggcactggctttcctccgggcggcttgctcccgtgtcctctcagcctgctcgacgatctcccttggtgtccgccggcggagggtttcgcgggtgtcgctgtcacgaatcttgacgataatctctcgatcttcgcggagctcagctggcgaaactccgatcgaggatgatccattgcttgtcgggagagatgggggggggccggagccggtcccttgtccccatttctggagccgtgcccagaaggctgccgagtcgttcgaattgcttgtttgtgtggacggtgtcgttgctgttgctttgatcgccgtcgtagctttttcgatgctatccatacgctggtcgagtcggttgagtgcctgttgcaccttttccatgacctgaacctgcggtttgtcccccttcagggagttcagtgcgtattgctcgacggatttcacaaagttgataatatatatctcacctcttccgtcattttccattgtgttcagcacctctctagcactctgagcgagctcctccatggtactaaagtggttccgtggtttcttggggggtgcctttgaaaactctgtttcagggggcgaatttggttttcttccaccaccggcgacagccatccttcaattcctataaaataggatcaaaagatagagccggaagttagaaagaatttgaactaattttgagagcctgtaggcccttggttggcgagatagaacaaaaattgaatctgggcaaaaagagttgttttttcCAGGTAGTTTGGATACTGCATCCTTATTAGGTCCAATTATGTACGGAGAGACTCAAAGCTCTAGCCCTGACCTACACTAGCAGTCGTATACCCCCCCTCCTCGTCAATAATTCCTCTCACTCTAGCTTTGGTCTCAGTTATTCCAGGAGCGGCCTTTGTAGGAACAATGACTTTGGCAGCAGGAGCTTGGGCAATAGATGGCGCCATATTTATTCTACTGAGATGCTGGTAGATTTTGTTATCAGATTTGAAAAATTTGGTACCCAGGATTTGTGCGCAGTCACCGTTTAAATATACCCTTGAATAGAGCTCACGGGAAGGGATCGAAGGGGACCGGCGCACTTCTCGCTACATATAAAAGTGGTATAACTACTAGAATCATTCAATCCAGCAGGCTGCTGACTCTTTGCCTGGATTTTTGGTCCTCTACTCTTCAATATAGACTACTGGACGTCTTCAACAGGGTGCATCAAGCTTTTTCATAATGTCTCGCTTACGCTGTGAGGTGGAATTATCAGGTAGCTCGGAAATCTGTGTGGTCACGACAGTTGCGTCTAATTTCCTTGATAGCGAATATGAATTGCCAAAAAATTTTTGAGGGAAAGGATGCATCTGATACCACAGTTTGAAGTCTGTCGGCTACGAGGCGTGCGTTTTTTTGCCTTTGCGGA
It contains:
- a CDS encoding Reverse transcriptase, putative, which produces MAVAGGGRKPNSPPETEFSKAPPKKPRNHFSTMEELAQSAREVLNTMENDGRGEIYIINFVKSVEQYALNSLKGDKPQVQVMEKVQQALNRLDQRMDSIEKATTAIKATATTPSTQTSNSNDSAAFWARLQKWGQGTGSGPPPSLPTSNGSSSIGVSPAELREDREIIVKIRDSDTRETLRRRTPREIVEQAERTREQAARRKASAPLGGGCHFLAAKVLPSGDVKMTANSASGAELLRKHADGWLKSFGPAAHVRKPTWGVVARGIDTKTMLLTQESMAGMAKELVRQNSHSWGDTQVEILHLGWLVKPGKRREGSIIIEFTDPVVANQAITQGTLWQHQVHQTTRFCREGRSKLCLKCQKPGHVHSQCLNEYQCGHCAKQHPTWECAKQGDVEVKCANCGGGHRPTSDACEVRTAAKEGARLALANSPLFHRVPLHFRQRETTKGSTTTSQSQQGLDTPIHAPQQTAQRTTIYRAAPTSNRTVIASHPTENAPHPTENASHPTKEIRRMYTKVGVEKPQRRKEPSHVMRTRSRTSEDDDLPIIPEELAETASAVSQSARSLRSQNQETMQFMTDPEKQLQTSYKKRRMTAPADDMAEDYVMDEQPRTTRRYQLVRHKVAEIDEDAEEEFHDASEHSDDPGTDTNNTTTSQ